In Agrobacterium vitis, one genomic interval encodes:
- a CDS encoding ABC transporter permease translates to MIREKRSREFYLLAIFFALFVLFLYGPLSAILILSFQGENGGLTFPLNGVSLHWFANLFETQAVGDFGGAIKRSITLGVMVMVVTVLVSLLAGLAFRRKFHGATVLFYLAVASLVVPSIIISLGIGVVFQQLGFQPNWYSSAFGAHLTWTLPFGVLIMFAVFNRFSPAYEEAARDLGASSWQTFRYVLLPMIAPSLIGVGLFGFSLSYDEFARTLMTSGSFNTLPLEIYGMTTNVTTPVLYALGTVTTVFSFLVIALTIFLIRRVSRPRGHA, encoded by the coding sequence ATGATCAGGGAAAAACGCAGCCGCGAATTCTATCTGCTCGCCATATTCTTTGCGCTCTTCGTGCTGTTTCTCTATGGCCCGCTCTCGGCGATCCTGATCTTGTCTTTTCAGGGCGAAAATGGCGGACTGACCTTTCCGCTCAATGGCGTCTCGCTGCATTGGTTCGCCAATCTGTTCGAAACCCAGGCCGTCGGCGATTTTGGCGGCGCCATCAAACGCTCGATCACACTCGGGGTGATGGTGATGGTGGTCACCGTCCTGGTGTCACTGCTGGCAGGGTTAGCCTTTCGCCGCAAGTTTCATGGCGCGACAGTGTTGTTTTATCTGGCCGTTGCCAGTCTGGTCGTGCCGTCGATCATCATTTCGCTCGGCATCGGAGTCGTGTTTCAGCAATTGGGCTTCCAGCCAAACTGGTACAGTTCCGCCTTCGGCGCCCATTTGACCTGGACCTTGCCCTTCGGTGTGTTGATCATGTTCGCTGTCTTCAACCGCTTCTCACCCGCCTATGAAGAAGCAGCCCGCGACCTTGGCGCATCCTCATGGCAAACGTTTCGCTACGTTTTGCTGCCGATGATCGCGCCCAGCCTGATCGGTGTTGGCCTGTTTGGATTCTCGCTCTCCTACGACGAATTCGCCCGAACGCTGATGACGTCAGGCAGCTTCAACACCCTACCCCTGGAAATCTACGGCATGACGACCAATGTCACCACACCGGTTCTCTATGCGCTGGGTACGGTGACGACGGTATTTTCCTTCCTGGTCATTGCCCTGACGATTTTCCTCATTCGCCGGGTCAGCCGGCCTCGTGGCCATGCCTGA
- a CDS encoding ABC transporter permease, with protein MATVRFIGVGKPKPRREIRVPAWLTAYLQAAPLALILGGFLLLPILMIVIVSFWDYDFAQMYPGFVTFNYTETLGSWVTWKTYLNTLKFAGIVWLLTLFIGFWVAYFLAFQIRSAAMQSVLFLICTVPFLTSNIIRMISWIPVLGRNGLVNQALVGTGIIPQPLEWLLYSDFAVVLAMVHLYTLFMVTPIFNTLMRIDKALVEAARDAGASSLQILTNIILPLAKPGMAIGTIFVVTLTMADFSTVQVMSGGQSASVALIMKNQMSLLQYPAAAANAVVLLILVLLMVAGILRIVDIRKEL; from the coding sequence ATGGCAACAGTGCGGTTTATAGGCGTCGGCAAGCCAAAGCCAAGGCGCGAAATCCGCGTGCCTGCCTGGCTGACAGCCTATCTTCAAGCAGCCCCCCTGGCGCTTATCCTCGGCGGTTTCCTGCTGTTGCCAATCCTGATGATCGTCATTGTCAGCTTTTGGGATTATGACTTCGCCCAGATGTATCCCGGTTTTGTCACCTTCAATTATACGGAAACGCTTGGTTCCTGGGTCACCTGGAAAACCTATCTGAACACGCTAAAATTCGCAGGCATTGTCTGGCTCCTGACGCTGTTCATCGGTTTTTGGGTCGCCTATTTCCTGGCTTTCCAAATCCGTAGCGCCGCCATGCAGAGCGTGCTTTTCCTGATCTGCACGGTACCGTTCCTGACGTCGAATATCATCCGGATGATTTCCTGGATTCCGGTTCTGGGCCGCAATGGATTGGTGAACCAGGCGCTGGTTGGCACCGGCATTATTCCCCAGCCGCTGGAGTGGCTACTTTATTCAGACTTTGCCGTGGTGCTGGCCATGGTGCATCTCTACACCCTGTTCATGGTCACGCCGATCTTCAATACGCTGATGCGGATCGACAAGGCGCTGGTGGAAGCCGCAAGGGACGCAGGTGCTTCGAGCCTGCAAATCCTCACCAATATCATTCTGCCGCTGGCCAAGCCCGGCATGGCTATCGGCACGATTTTCGTCGTCACTTTGACCATGGCCGATTTTTCCACCGTGCAGGTCATGTCCGGCGGCCAGAGCGCCTCGGTGGCGCTGATCATGAAAAACCAGATGTCACTGCTGCAATATCCAGCCGCTGCCGCCAATGCCGTGGTGCTGCTGATCCTCGTCCTGCTGATGGTCGCGGGGATCTTGCGCATCGTCGATATCCGCAAGGAGCTGTAA
- a CDS encoding ABC transporter substrate-binding protein has product MTDTKKPKSGVTRRSLLKTGAAAAGLAAGSGAITGFPTIWAQTKITLRQFGTGVSNINAIAEKCKADLGITLEMTATDSDAAAQRAVTQPNSYDIADVEYWIAKKVFPSGVLQPMEVKKLKYYDKIVPLFINGKLKPDSVIAQGTAPHTVGFIEKPGAKTFAKAPTEWMTMVPTIYNADTLGIRPDLVGRDITSWADIMDPAFKGKTSILNIPSIGIMDAAMIMEAMGNIKYADKGNMTKAEIDKTIDFLIKAKQSGQFRAFWKSFDESVNLMASGEVVIQSMWSPAVAAVRSKGIACKYQPLKEGYRAWGGGLGLAAHLKGAQLDAAYEYINWYTSGWVGGYLNRQGYYSACMETAKNFMSADEWGYWIEGKPAQGDIMSPEGKVMEKAGAVRDGGSFEERMGKVACWNSVMDEDRYMVRRWNEFIAA; this is encoded by the coding sequence ATGACTGATACCAAAAAGCCAAAATCCGGCGTGACCCGCCGTTCACTTTTGAAGACTGGGGCCGCCGCAGCGGGTCTTGCCGCCGGTTCCGGCGCCATCACTGGCTTTCCCACCATCTGGGCACAGACCAAGATCACCCTTCGTCAATTCGGCACCGGCGTTTCAAACATCAATGCCATCGCCGAAAAATGCAAGGCCGACCTCGGCATCACGCTGGAAATGACGGCAACGGATTCCGACGCCGCCGCCCAGCGCGCCGTGACCCAGCCGAACTCCTATGACATTGCCGATGTCGAATACTGGATCGCCAAGAAGGTCTTCCCATCAGGCGTCTTGCAGCCAATGGAAGTCAAGAAGCTCAAATATTACGACAAGATCGTACCGCTGTTCATCAACGGCAAACTGAAGCCGGATAGCGTCATTGCCCAGGGTACAGCGCCACACACCGTCGGCTTCATCGAAAAGCCCGGCGCGAAAACCTTCGCCAAGGCTCCGACCGAGTGGATGACGATGGTGCCGACCATCTACAATGCTGACACGCTCGGCATTCGCCCAGACCTCGTTGGCCGCGACATCACCAGCTGGGCCGATATCATGGACCCCGCTTTCAAGGGTAAGACGTCGATCCTCAACATTCCATCGATCGGCATCATGGATGCCGCGATGATCATGGAAGCCATGGGCAATATCAAATATGCCGACAAGGGCAACATGACCAAGGCCGAGATCGACAAGACCATCGATTTCCTGATCAAGGCCAAGCAGAGCGGCCAGTTCCGCGCCTTCTGGAAAAGCTTCGATGAAAGCGTCAACCTGATGGCCTCTGGTGAAGTCGTCATCCAGTCCATGTGGTCGCCAGCCGTTGCCGCTGTTCGCTCCAAGGGCATCGCCTGCAAATATCAACCGCTGAAGGAAGGCTACCGCGCCTGGGGCGGCGGACTGGGTCTTGCTGCGCATCTGAAGGGCGCGCAGCTCGATGCAGCCTATGAATACATCAATTGGTACACGTCTGGCTGGGTCGGCGGCTACCTGAATCGCCAGGGCTATTATTCGGCCTGCATGGAAACCGCCAAAAACTTCATGTCCGCGGATGAATGGGGTTACTGGATCGAAGGCAAGCCAGCCCAGGGCGACATCATGTCTCCTGAGGGCAAGGTGATGGAAAAGGCCGGTGCCGTACGCGACGGCGGCTCCTTCGAAGAGCGCATGGGCAAGGTTGCCTGCTGGAACTCTGTGATGGACGAGGACCGTTACATGGTCCGCCGCTGGAACGAGTTCATCGCCGCCTGA